In one Variovorax sp. PBL-H6 genomic region, the following are encoded:
- a CDS encoding choice-of-anchor D domain-containing protein: MRPSFKRFVCALLSATIVLQPALSAAASDFRYRIPIDIKLTGQADLEIQPELTDFGDVARTQMRTLPVKVVNHGGGAATDVTAVATAPFAVEKTCSTVPAHGECTMLVSFMPQEAGPQFGSLVLQGSNSRAEGSLIGNAVRLLTDLEISENGWNFGTWKLGTTSTVKQLAVKNVGNVPAIISQMYFLDGGSDFKVSHNCSTSLSPGAACIVAVNFIPTAMGQRVGALRVKSGDGSIRDVGMLGFGGDHTDPSEGAVDGRLSAPDSVSLGDVVVGEAPATKTITLANAGTKELTLGSPTLGGPDAALFSSSSTCGATLPAYATCQLALAFSPAVVGTFSAQLAIPTGAGQTTLTKTVALSGKGVSSAAKGQLSTNMSEVDFGTTTLGTAVSRVVRVTNAGPDVAEVTHTYATNSANFVVTTGCTAPLAAGEYCDLTVQYTASSVERSIGDLVIASQAGQNLLVHLKGHVPAPVLEVAPGSLQFEAMSQGDTSNYQEVTVTNVGSAPLEVTNVGLASTVEFNQENSCGSPLAPGASCAVRVQFTPNGSGTRETELLVVSNDPVNPAASVSLRGVGLSSELQFTPSRLAFGSVSMGSSSAPEDITISSVGAGNALISGVNIQGSGFSQVNTCGVKLPKGESCTVTVTYTPTAAASETGYLRVYSPQGVQMASLSGEGLTADQALVVDKRYLNFGSFEVGQGSSADIQVSNSGSEALSLNAPSLSGADAAAFTTSTTCGATLASSESCVVSVAFSAQALKPHAAALTVATAGGVQREVLLYGKGVDHVPAAVLTASPNPLSFGAATPASPATAALRISNAGPEAVSLVSVDSTDPTNFTSSETDCREPIAAGTHCDLPVRFLAGKDGLVTAQLNLRAENQQPLAVALTGQGPTPRISVAPTALDFGSVDFLATAPQQTVTVQNTGNARLALSGVGISGAFTQSNTCGPELAPSATCEIQVGFNPVSGGAQAGTLVISSNDPTMPTYSVALAGLSLLGSVAATPTELAFGQVAMGEHAAQVVSIYNPGPGGVGISSIALDGLNKTAFSFTSDCGPQLGKDKACSVTVRFSPQASGAHEAALAVVPQTGNRLTIPLTGNGPTARASVDSNSLAFGSVVVGESSAAQTVMLTNESTGPLNVYDISMATGAESFGVSSDCVSPLATGQSCPLYVSFTPASGGALTGALRLKTANSGGPLDVALTGTGLLPQAALSQPSVDFGTVYVGGTAESVVQVKNTGAYPVKVNSIGIPDNTWFQQNNACSQPLRAGEACDIALNVFPTTAGPQSSTLTVLTTAGTLTATLGATGQGVKLTRVTPSIADSNGGTLVSVLGAGFTAATRIFFGDVAASTIQVRGSTQLDVVAPAHATGVVDVTMTNDAGLTATLPQALRYAGAPVIASTTPATGSVAGGWPTLLQGRDFAEGMKVLVDGQAAQVTSVSADGSSATVVVPARLSPEAGTVDVVATTAVGNGTLSKGLAYVLPQGKLKLLGQGAFGNIAVGATYGRIFTLTNTGDLPTQLVGLSPEPSGTFSIGTNGTCPTALPAPLAVGASCTVEVLASNAAQGTVAGTLTASTGGPTGTQVSVSLSASFVQADYALSGTAGSMALVSGNYPTIIAMSEEGGANGTQQKIIYLNNVLKAAGTRIDAATVTITGADAGQFAITEVRKSSNSGSYSSSGASISGDRLTATGATVDAGSGTYPHLGVVVTFAPKAKGTFNAQLNIDYNGGSRAQLPLFGVAEYFSYAALSGTASANPVVAPNGDFGTLTFNDGAGLTSDALKRKFFLVSTSNAGKRLQATHLSIIGADAASFAITGYSYRATADGTLPAQDVRPANMRQGSVAEALLVEIAFSPMRAGAQEAQLVVEHNGDNAQPAVVNLTGTGAYDVSVQASGGPFIADIPPFPVTGVGASSTLDTYVRNTGTFGQVTWKSIQIVGSQAFSVKGVSLTNTGSTSSSALQAQPASTRYVNMNLVGADARTMGLSDLRALLAFSPTTTGVQTATVTVFHDGPGGKTTYTLTGEGRRAAAALSSTAAAPYVPASGDLGVAGFNAPGDASNGSVSKTLNVVNWNTLGLLRVTRLRITGADASAFAIESYPNQPGGYVPSPDVSPAAMVQGTASASLPFKVKFFPVKLGAHEAKLEVYHDGMNISPVVLPLSGTASRDVMLAVSEGTSATIVEPTPFADTLVGNTSNERSFYLRATGSAGAVTYTGASIEGTTDIALTGSGLVRQGGTAAVASAFYSRVASAEFNYVGANVAPTGGYTDLVLKFTFQPSSLSQQVAKVTVTHNGPGGKTTFLLTGNGVQPIAALSAASALAANPAPPISDFGVVSYNASNPSPTPTTLTNYVVNTAGVGSLRVNRMVITGPDASSFQFTSWTGQGTAPAANDVTPIGMVQTTSTGPHFKVTFLPAHMGVHTAQVAIYHNGGNTNPLVLPISGTAASDVNVTVSDLATSVQAPAPYPVTVAGTTASKLIYLRVTGTKGQVTYTGFKVEGSPSFGVTSSLNKYPKGTTSYGGIVKNYNPDVVREDAFSWAGEDISKSGAVTDLGITVRYAPTEVGTETAKVTVFHTGPGGKTEFLLSGSSIKPIVQFSGTNVSKPTAASGDMGVATYNGPTGAAAGTVLKDLYLVNTNKVGYASVPRMRIVGADASAFTFATWTNYSSAENTGQDVSPTSLKQNNVSTNLNVRLQFKPTKAGAHAAQLLIDHNGANTSPLTLDLSGAGERDVTGVFATVDFADNGLIPDFAPQASIANSAFGSSTKLVNLRVAGSRGRVTYSGFKVEGSPAFAVTTVYAVHHTGASKTQLFTYAAPGVTEGAAPYVGADVAGGAVLSDYGLNVTFAPTTLGAHTATLTVFHDGPGGQTSFRVNGAAQTEMQLSSRPDIADYEFGASLSSMAQVSAPLPVYIRRTTGTTPLQVGTVELSGPDADQFSILSVVNVTDNAGTQGTSLWSDSQGAQSAAVNASLAGATGAVNVVYRPSRTPGASGHTATLTVSRAGFASQSVQLTGSVASDGQGFARFRPKASWNLSQDNLIATAVSPNYVGIGPAGGIRAGKWYFEVTDASPPPVVNPTTNGDGSRNYYTYATNLMQVGVGIGSSTPGATNTLALAPGVFYDYQSGTSRYWTQFSAGYNTPAGYSVATDARLKLETYKAYGIAIDYDNRRLDIYVQTSSGCAKALSYSPKPEALADTSAWYPVINSNATKSMVLTKGEGGTFRCKPAGYEALRN; this comes from the coding sequence ATGCGTCCGTCCTTCAAGCGCTTCGTCTGCGCGCTCCTCAGTGCAACCATTGTCCTCCAGCCCGCGCTCAGCGCAGCCGCGTCCGATTTCCGGTATCGCATTCCAATCGACATCAAGCTGACGGGCCAGGCTGACCTGGAGATTCAGCCCGAGCTCACCGATTTTGGGGACGTGGCTCGCACCCAAATGCGGACCTTGCCCGTCAAGGTCGTCAACCACGGGGGCGGCGCCGCCACGGACGTGACCGCGGTCGCCACGGCTCCTTTCGCCGTGGAGAAGACCTGCTCAACCGTGCCGGCACATGGCGAGTGCACCATGCTGGTCAGCTTCATGCCACAAGAGGCCGGCCCACAATTCGGAAGCCTGGTGCTCCAGGGCTCGAACAGCCGCGCCGAGGGCTCTCTCATCGGCAACGCCGTACGTCTCCTCACGGACCTAGAAATCTCGGAAAACGGCTGGAACTTCGGCACCTGGAAGCTCGGCACGACGAGCACGGTCAAGCAGCTTGCAGTCAAGAACGTCGGGAATGTCCCTGCCATCATCAGCCAGATGTACTTCCTGGACGGGGGTTCCGACTTCAAGGTGAGCCACAACTGCAGCACCAGCCTCAGCCCAGGCGCCGCATGTATTGTTGCCGTGAACTTCATACCGACCGCCATGGGGCAGCGCGTGGGCGCGCTCCGCGTGAAGAGTGGGGACGGCAGCATCCGTGACGTTGGGATGCTCGGCTTCGGCGGCGACCACACGGACCCCAGCGAAGGTGCCGTGGACGGCCGCTTGTCAGCCCCCGACTCCGTCTCGCTTGGCGACGTCGTTGTCGGTGAAGCGCCGGCGACGAAGACCATCACCTTGGCCAACGCCGGAACCAAGGAGCTCACGCTGGGTTCGCCCACCTTGGGTGGCCCAGACGCGGCTTTGTTTTCGTCCAGCTCGACCTGCGGGGCAACTCTTCCCGCGTACGCTACCTGCCAGCTCGCCCTCGCGTTCTCGCCTGCCGTGGTCGGAACATTCAGCGCTCAACTGGCCATCCCGACGGGCGCCGGACAGACCACGCTCACCAAAACTGTCGCTTTGTCTGGCAAGGGCGTCTCGTCTGCCGCCAAGGGCCAACTCAGCACGAACATGTCCGAGGTCGACTTCGGCACGACAACGCTCGGCACAGCGGTGAGCCGCGTCGTGCGCGTGACGAATGCTGGTCCGGACGTCGCGGAGGTCACGCACACGTACGCGACGAACTCGGCGAACTTTGTGGTCACGACCGGCTGCACCGCGCCGCTGGCAGCCGGGGAATACTGCGACCTGACCGTGCAATACACGGCCAGCTCCGTGGAACGGTCCATCGGCGACCTGGTCATCGCCTCCCAGGCCGGGCAGAACCTGCTCGTTCACCTCAAAGGGCATGTGCCTGCACCCGTGCTGGAAGTTGCCCCCGGCTCACTCCAGTTCGAGGCGATGTCGCAGGGGGACACCTCCAACTATCAAGAGGTGACGGTGACGAACGTCGGCTCCGCGCCGCTCGAGGTCACGAACGTCGGCCTCGCCAGCACGGTGGAGTTCAACCAGGAAAACAGTTGCGGGTCGCCGTTAGCCCCTGGCGCATCCTGCGCGGTGCGCGTGCAGTTCACGCCAAACGGGAGTGGCACTCGAGAAACCGAGCTGCTCGTTGTTTCGAATGACCCGGTGAATCCGGCCGCCTCCGTGTCCCTCAGAGGCGTTGGCCTTAGCAGCGAGTTGCAATTCACTCCGTCGCGGCTCGCGTTCGGCTCGGTTTCGATGGGTTCGTCCTCCGCGCCCGAGGACATCACCATCTCCAGCGTGGGAGCCGGCAATGCGCTCATTTCTGGCGTGAACATCCAGGGCTCAGGGTTCTCTCAGGTGAACACGTGTGGCGTAAAACTGCCGAAGGGCGAGAGTTGCACCGTAACCGTGACATACACCCCCACCGCAGCGGCCAGCGAAACTGGTTACCTTCGCGTCTACTCGCCTCAGGGAGTCCAGATGGCTTCCCTGAGCGGGGAGGGGTTGACGGCCGACCAGGCGTTGGTCGTCGACAAGCGGTACCTCAACTTCGGGTCCTTCGAAGTCGGCCAAGGCTCCAGCGCTGATATCCAGGTGTCGAATTCCGGCAGCGAAGCGCTCTCACTCAACGCGCCAAGCTTGAGTGGCGCCGATGCAGCCGCTTTCACGACGTCGACGACCTGTGGCGCGACGCTCGCCTCCTCTGAGAGCTGTGTTGTCAGCGTCGCCTTTTCCGCACAGGCCCTGAAGCCGCATGCTGCGGCATTGACCGTAGCGACGGCCGGCGGCGTCCAGCGCGAGGTCCTGCTCTACGGGAAGGGGGTCGACCATGTGCCCGCGGCCGTGCTGACTGCCTCGCCCAACCCGCTCTCCTTCGGAGCAGCAACGCCGGCCAGCCCTGCTACTGCGGCACTGCGCATCTCCAACGCCGGGCCTGAAGCAGTATCGCTGGTCTCCGTGGACTCCACGGACCCGACAAACTTCACGTCAAGCGAGACCGATTGTCGGGAGCCAATCGCCGCGGGCACCCACTGCGACCTTCCCGTACGATTCCTTGCGGGCAAAGACGGCCTGGTAACGGCACAGCTCAACCTGCGCGCCGAGAATCAGCAGCCCCTTGCCGTTGCCCTGACGGGCCAGGGGCCGACGCCGCGCATCTCGGTCGCCCCCACGGCGCTGGACTTTGGGAGCGTGGACTTCCTCGCCACGGCCCCGCAGCAGACCGTGACCGTCCAAAACACCGGCAACGCTCGCCTGGCCCTGAGTGGTGTCGGCATCAGCGGTGCCTTCACCCAGTCGAACACGTGCGGCCCGGAGCTGGCCCCGTCCGCGACCTGCGAAATCCAAGTGGGATTCAACCCCGTCAGCGGAGGAGCACAAGCGGGCACGTTGGTGATTTCGTCGAACGACCCGACGATGCCCACCTATTCGGTGGCGCTCGCGGGTCTCAGCTTGCTCGGCAGCGTCGCCGCGACGCCCACCGAGCTGGCCTTTGGCCAAGTTGCGATGGGCGAGCACGCCGCGCAGGTCGTGTCGATTTACAACCCGGGCCCGGGTGGCGTGGGAATCTCCAGCATCGCCCTGGACGGACTGAACAAAACCGCTTTTTCGTTCACCAGCGACTGCGGCCCTCAACTTGGCAAAGACAAGGCCTGCTCGGTCACGGTGCGTTTCTCGCCGCAGGCAAGCGGTGCTCACGAGGCAGCCCTCGCGGTGGTGCCACAGACCGGCAATCGGCTGACGATTCCTCTGACAGGCAACGGTCCGACCGCCCGTGCATCGGTTGACTCGAACAGCCTCGCGTTCGGCTCGGTCGTGGTTGGCGAAAGCTCCGCTGCCCAGACCGTCATGCTGACAAACGAGAGCACCGGCCCTCTGAACGTCTACGACATCTCGATGGCTACTGGCGCAGAGAGCTTCGGCGTCTCGTCCGACTGCGTCTCTCCCCTGGCAACAGGTCAATCCTGTCCACTGTACGTGTCCTTCACGCCGGCGTCTGGCGGTGCATTGACGGGCGCGCTCCGCCTGAAGACGGCGAATTCCGGCGGCCCGCTGGATGTCGCGCTGACCGGTACAGGCCTGCTGCCGCAGGCCGCACTGAGCCAACCGAGCGTCGACTTCGGCACGGTCTACGTCGGCGGAACCGCTGAGAGCGTGGTGCAGGTGAAGAACACCGGAGCCTACCCGGTCAAGGTCAACTCCATCGGTATCCCCGACAACACCTGGTTTCAGCAAAACAACGCATGCAGCCAGCCCCTGCGAGCGGGAGAGGCCTGCGACATCGCGCTCAATGTCTTTCCGACCACCGCTGGCCCTCAATCGAGCACGCTGACTGTCCTGACCACCGCAGGGACGCTGACGGCGACGCTCGGCGCCACGGGCCAAGGGGTCAAGCTCACGCGCGTGACGCCCTCGATTGCCGACAGCAACGGCGGCACTCTCGTTTCCGTCCTGGGTGCAGGCTTCACCGCCGCGACAAGGATATTCTTTGGCGACGTTGCTGCATCCACCATCCAGGTACGTGGCAGCACGCAGCTGGACGTCGTGGCCCCTGCCCACGCGACTGGCGTGGTCGACGTCACGATGACGAACGACGCGGGCCTCACCGCAACGCTGCCGCAGGCCCTGCGATACGCCGGTGCCCCTGTCATCGCGAGCACAACTCCTGCAACCGGCTCCGTCGCCGGCGGCTGGCCCACCCTCCTGCAGGGCCGAGATTTCGCCGAGGGCATGAAGGTCCTGGTCGACGGGCAAGCCGCTCAAGTGACGTCCGTCTCGGCAGACGGCTCGAGCGCAACAGTCGTCGTGCCGGCGCGGCTCTCCCCGGAGGCAGGCACTGTCGACGTGGTCGCCACCACCGCCGTCGGCAACGGGACGCTCTCCAAGGGGCTGGCCTATGTCCTGCCACAAGGCAAGCTTAAGCTCCTGGGCCAGGGCGCATTTGGCAACATCGCAGTTGGCGCAACCTATGGCCGCATCTTCACATTGACCAATACAGGAGACCTGCCGACGCAGCTGGTGGGCCTCTCCCCCGAACCGAGCGGAACGTTCTCCATTGGCACCAACGGGACCTGCCCAACGGCACTTCCCGCCCCACTCGCGGTCGGTGCAAGTTGCACGGTCGAGGTGCTTGCCTCCAATGCCGCGCAAGGCACGGTCGCCGGCACCCTCACCGCCTCCACGGGTGGGCCTACGGGCACCCAGGTCTCCGTCAGCCTGTCTGCCTCCTTCGTGCAGGCTGACTACGCGCTCTCTGGCACGGCAGGGTCCATGGCCCTCGTCAGCGGCAACTATCCGACCATCATCGCAATGAGCGAAGAGGGTGGCGCGAATGGAACGCAGCAGAAAATCATCTACCTCAACAACGTCCTGAAGGCCGCAGGCACGCGCATTGACGCGGCTACCGTGACCATCACCGGCGCGGATGCGGGGCAGTTCGCTATCACCGAGGTCCGCAAGTCGAGCAACAGCGGCTCGTACAGCTCGAGCGGGGCAAGCATCTCGGGCGACCGCCTCACGGCCACCGGTGCCACGGTTGACGCGGGTTCGGGCACGTACCCGCACCTCGGCGTTGTGGTGACCTTTGCCCCCAAGGCGAAGGGCACGTTCAATGCTCAGTTGAACATTGACTACAACGGGGGGAGCCGAGCACAGCTGCCACTATTCGGCGTGGCCGAATACTTCAGCTACGCCGCGCTCTCTGGCACGGCGTCCGCAAATCCTGTGGTCGCACCCAATGGTGACTTCGGCACGCTGACGTTCAACGACGGCGCAGGGCTCACGTCCGATGCGCTCAAGCGCAAGTTCTTCCTGGTCAGCACTTCCAATGCTGGGAAGCGTCTGCAAGCAACACATCTTTCAATCATCGGCGCCGACGCCGCGAGTTTTGCCATCACCGGGTACTCCTATCGGGCTACCGCCGACGGCACGCTCCCGGCCCAGGACGTTCGCCCCGCGAACATGCGCCAAGGGTCCGTCGCGGAGGCTCTCCTAGTCGAAATTGCCTTCTCGCCCATGCGCGCAGGAGCCCAGGAGGCGCAGCTTGTTGTGGAGCACAACGGCGACAACGCGCAGCCAGCCGTCGTGAACTTGACAGGCACCGGCGCGTATGACGTCTCCGTTCAGGCCTCGGGCGGTCCATTCATCGCGGACATTCCGCCATTCCCTGTCACGGGCGTGGGCGCGAGTTCGACCCTGGACACCTACGTCCGCAACACCGGCACCTTCGGTCAGGTCACCTGGAAGTCGATTCAAATCGTCGGCTCGCAGGCCTTCTCGGTCAAAGGGGTGAGTCTCACGAACACGGGTAGCACGAGCTCAAGCGCGTTGCAGGCGCAACCGGCCTCGACGCGCTACGTGAACATGAATCTCGTGGGCGCTGACGCCCGCACGATGGGTCTGTCCGACCTGCGTGCCCTGCTCGCGTTCTCTCCCACGACCACCGGGGTGCAAACGGCAACGGTAACGGTGTTTCATGATGGCCCCGGCGGAAAGACCACTTACACCCTGACGGGTGAAGGTCGCCGTGCAGCGGCAGCCCTCTCCTCGACGGCCGCCGCGCCCTATGTGCCCGCCAGCGGCGACCTTGGCGTTGCTGGGTTCAACGCCCCCGGTGATGCGAGCAACGGTTCCGTCTCGAAGACCCTGAATGTGGTAAATTGGAACACGCTGGGGCTGCTCAGGGTGACGCGTCTGCGCATTACGGGCGCCGATGCGTCCGCATTCGCCATCGAGTCGTACCCGAATCAGCCGGGGGGCTACGTCCCATCGCCCGATGTCTCCCCGGCCGCAATGGTCCAGGGCACCGCTTCGGCTTCTCTGCCGTTCAAGGTCAAGTTCTTCCCCGTCAAGCTCGGGGCGCACGAGGCAAAGCTCGAGGTCTACCACGACGGAATGAATATCTCGCCCGTTGTGCTGCCCTTGTCTGGCACGGCCTCGCGTGATGTGATGCTCGCCGTGTCCGAGGGCACGAGCGCGACCATCGTTGAGCCAACGCCGTTTGCCGACACCCTTGTTGGCAACACCTCGAACGAAAGGTCGTTCTACCTCCGGGCAACGGGTTCCGCGGGTGCCGTGACCTACACAGGTGCCTCAATCGAGGGGACAACGGACATTGCACTCACCGGTTCCGGCCTGGTCCGCCAAGGCGGAACGGCTGCCGTTGCATCGGCGTTCTACAGCCGGGTCGCCAGTGCCGAATTCAACTACGTGGGCGCGAACGTCGCTCCTACTGGCGGCTACACGGACCTAGTCTTGAAGTTCACCTTCCAGCCGTCCAGCCTTAGCCAGCAAGTGGCAAAGGTAACGGTGACCCACAACGGGCCTGGCGGCAAGACGACGTTCTTGTTGACCGGCAATGGCGTGCAGCCCATTGCGGCCCTCTCAGCGGCCAGCGCCCTGGCGGCCAATCCCGCGCCACCAATTTCTGACTTTGGCGTGGTGTCGTACAACGCGAGCAATCCGTCACCCACCCCCACCACTCTGACGAACTACGTGGTGAACACCGCCGGCGTCGGTAGCCTGCGGGTGAACCGCATGGTCATCACCGGCCCCGATGCGAGCAGCTTCCAGTTCACGAGTTGGACAGGCCAGGGGACGGCTCCGGCTGCGAACGACGTAACCCCGATAGGCATGGTCCAGACCACCAGCACAGGGCCTCACTTCAAGGTGACGTTCCTCCCTGCACACATGGGCGTGCACACCGCGCAGGTCGCCATTTACCACAACGGGGGCAACACGAATCCCCTGGTCCTGCCAATTTCCGGCACGGCGGCGAGCGATGTTAACGTCACGGTGAGCGACCTCGCCACTTCCGTCCAAGCCCCGGCGCCGTACCCTGTGACAGTTGCTGGAACCACGGCGAGCAAGCTCATCTATCTCCGCGTCACTGGAACGAAGGGCCAAGTGACCTACACGGGCTTCAAGGTTGAGGGCTCTCCAAGCTTTGGGGTGACTAGCTCGTTGAACAAGTACCCCAAGGGCACGACCAGCTATGGCGGCATCGTCAAGAACTACAACCCTGATGTCGTTCGTGAAGATGCGTTCTCGTGGGCGGGCGAGGATATCAGCAAGTCCGGAGCCGTCACGGACCTGGGCATCACGGTGCGTTACGCGCCCACCGAAGTTGGCACTGAGACAGCCAAAGTCACGGTTTTCCATACGGGCCCAGGGGGTAAGACCGAGTTCCTTCTCTCTGGCAGCAGCATTAAGCCCATCGTGCAGTTCTCTGGTACCAATGTTTCGAAGCCTACGGCTGCATCGGGCGACATGGGGGTCGCGACTTACAACGGCCCGACCGGTGCGGCAGCAGGCACGGTGCTGAAGGACCTCTACCTCGTGAACACCAACAAGGTCGGCTACGCGAGCGTGCCACGCATGCGCATCGTCGGCGCAGATGCATCTGCATTCACGTTCGCGACCTGGACAAACTACTCGAGTGCAGAAAACACAGGCCAGGATGTTTCGCCCACCTCGCTGAAGCAGAACAACGTCAGCACCAATCTGAACGTGCGGCTGCAGTTCAAGCCAACCAAAGCAGGGGCACACGCCGCGCAATTGCTCATCGACCACAATGGGGCTAACACGTCGCCCTTGACTTTGGACCTCTCCGGGGCGGGCGAGCGTGACGTGACGGGAGTCTTCGCGACGGTGGACTTTGCTGACAACGGACTCATTCCGGATTTCGCACCACAGGCCAGCATTGCCAACAGTGCGTTCGGTTCCAGCACGAAGCTTGTCAACCTTCGGGTCGCCGGGTCCCGCGGACGCGTCACCTACAGCGGCTTCAAGGTCGAAGGCTCGCCGGCCTTTGCGGTCACGACGGTCTATGCTGTCCATCACACCGGTGCGTCGAAGACGCAGCTCTTCACCTACGCCGCGCCAGGCGTGACGGAAGGCGCCGCGCCGTACGTCGGCGCTGACGTTGCCGGCGGAGCCGTTCTTAGTGACTACGGCCTCAACGTGACCTTCGCCCCGACCACCCTCGGCGCGCATACGGCGACATTGACCGTCTTCCACGACGGGCCTGGGGGCCAGACGTCGTTCCGCGTGAACGGTGCGGCTCAAACAGAGATGCAGCTGTCATCGCGTCCCGACATTGCCGACTATGAGTTTGGTGCCTCGCTGTCGAGCATGGCACAAGTGTCCGCGCCCTTGCCTGTGTACATCCGGCGCACCACCGGCACGACACCTCTCCAAGTGGGTACGGTCGAGCTCAGTGGGCCGGATGCAGACCAGTTCTCCATCTTGTCGGTGGTGAACGTGACGGACAACGCTGGTACGCAGGGTACCAGCCTGTGGAGTGATTCGCAGGGTGCCCAATCAGCAGCCGTGAACGCTTCGCTGGCCGGCGCCACTGGGGCAGTCAACGTGGTGTACCGGCCATCGCGCACGCCAGGCGCAAGCGGGCACACTGCGACGC
- a CDS encoding helix-turn-helix domain-containing protein, translated as MPATANQVDATSRKRKLDLADRLELGARLRKLREATGKTTLEIAEEVLGYQGSHAAVSRLERGVFSVVNLDHLDKLASRYATDSATLLKGTGDVETAALPEVTGEWSFDDIAPGIHFRLRDLRQALGLSRAQMATRLGHSTATVLKGWEERLATPRPDTILRIATEFGVSGSWLILGAKGKAPRPTQSMRLRALRHASDVSRNQLAMKVEPLDFQGLRTAISHAESGVRGLPSDRLQSIAKAFDVPADWLDPEGLRYAPATPIDAPAQSEADYLAGLPATVRSLVNNLVAMFTTGLLDSGDVASVNKELSRRAWKRATPSTAPVSGAQVGDVRRSRIVTA; from the coding sequence ATGCCCGCCACCGCCAACCAGGTCGATGCAACCTCCCGCAAGCGTAAGCTTGACCTCGCCGACCGCCTAGAGCTGGGCGCGCGTCTGCGAAAGCTGCGCGAAGCGACTGGCAAAACCACGCTCGAAATTGCCGAGGAGGTCTTGGGCTATCAGGGCAGCCATGCCGCTGTTTCCCGCCTCGAGCGAGGCGTCTTCTCCGTTGTCAACCTCGACCACCTCGACAAGCTCGCGTCCCGCTACGCCACGGACTCGGCCACTCTGCTCAAGGGCACTGGCGATGTCGAAACCGCGGCACTGCCTGAGGTCACAGGGGAATGGTCCTTCGACGACATCGCGCCTGGTATCCATTTCCGCCTGCGAGACCTTCGGCAAGCGCTCGGCCTTTCCAGGGCGCAGATGGCGACGCGCCTCGGCCACAGCACCGCGACAGTCCTGAAGGGGTGGGAAGAGCGCCTCGCCACCCCTCGTCCCGACACGATTCTCCGTATTGCCACCGAGTTCGGCGTTTCGGGTAGTTGGCTCATTCTTGGCGCCAAGGGAAAGGCCCCGCGGCCGACTCAATCGATGCGCCTGCGCGCACTTCGTCATGCTTCCGACGTCTCCCGCAACCAGCTTGCGATGAAGGTCGAGCCGCTCGATTTTCAGGGACTGCGCACTGCTATCAGCCACGCAGAATCCGGCGTGCGCGGCTTGCCGAGCGACCGCCTGCAGAGCATTGCAAAGGCCTTTGACGTGCCGGCTGACTGGCTTGACCCCGAAGGCCTGCGCTACGCGCCAGCTACCCCCATTGACGCCCCGGCGCAATCCGAAGCGGACTACCTCGCGGGCCTGCCTGCCACGGTCAGAAGTCTTGTCAACAATCTCGTTGCCATGTTCACAACCGGCTTGCTCGACAGTGGCGACGTCGCCTCTGTCAACAAGGAGCTGTCGCGTCGTGCCTGGAAGCGCGCAACGCCCTCAACGGCGCCAGTCAGCGGCGCGCAAGTCGGGGACGTGCGGCGCTCCCGCATCGTGACCGCCTAA